A stretch of the Salarias fasciatus chromosome 3, fSalaFa1.1, whole genome shotgun sequence genome encodes the following:
- the LOC115382627 gene encoding putative nuclease HARBI1: MERAGVSDQLAAWTMDYLTDRPQHFDDLLARVSARITYQDTNYRRSIPADERLSICLRFLATGDSYCTIANSFRVGVSTVSTIIPDVVTAISDCLAEEFMAVPGAAEWRSIAEEFEERWNFPLCCGALDGKHVKLRAPPNSGSLFFNHKGDHSIVLLAVVDARYQFRIIDVGGYGQTSDGGILANSTFGQALREGMLHLPQDLHLPGADHRHLQPHVFVADEAFPLRRNLMRPFPGRGGLTREQRVFNYRLSRAWLVVEDAFGIWSAQWRAFRGALEILPEVAEKCVKATCVLHNFMRPAALHHVPA; this comes from the exons atggagagggCGGGGGTTAGTGACCAGCTGGCTGCATGGACCATGGACTACCTCACTGACAGACCCCAGCAT TTCGATGACCTCCTGGCCCGCGTCAGCGCCCGCATCACCTACCAGGACACCAACTACAGGCGCTCCATTCCAGCAGACGAGCGTCTGTCCATCTGTTTGCG GTTTCTTGCCACTGGGGATTCTTACTGCACCATTGCCAACAGCTTCAGGGTCGGCGTCTCCACAGTCTCCACTATCATCCCAGATGTGGTGACAGCCATTTCGGATTGCCTAGCGGAGGAGTTTATGGCCgtgcctggagcagcagagtggaggtCCATTGCTGAGGAGTTTGAGGAGCGTTGGAACTTCCCACTGTGCTGTGGTGCTCTGGATGGGAAGCATGTGAAGCTGAGGGCACCTCCAAACTCTGGCTCTCTCTTCTTTAACCACAAGGGGGACCACTCCATCGTCCTCCTTGCTGTCGTGGATGCCAGGTACCAGTTCCGCATCATAGATGTTGGAGGTTATGGTCAAACCAGCGACGGGGGGATCTTGGCCAACTCCACCTTTGGTCAAGCCCTTCGCGAAGGCATGCTCCACCTGCCTCAGGATCTGCACCTGCCAGGAGCTGACCACAGACACCTCCAGCCTCATGTGTTTGTGGCAGACGAGGCATTCCCCCTGCGCAGAAACCTGATGCGGCCCTTTCCAGGACGTGGTGGTCTTACCCGAGAGCAGCGCGTCTTCAATTACCGCCTGTCCCGAGCttggctggtggtggaggatgcaTTTGGGATCTGGTCAGCACAGTGGAGGGCTTTTCGAGGGGCTCTTGAAATTCTCCCTGAAGTTgcagagaagtgtgtgaaggccACCTGCgttctccacaacttcatgaGGCCTGCTGCACTTCACCATGTACCAGCGTAG